Proteins from a single region of Ischnura elegans chromosome 2, ioIscEleg1.1, whole genome shotgun sequence:
- the LOC124154328 gene encoding BLOC-1-related complex subunit 7 isoform X2 encodes MASASSTSARSLFVESKLRLSDRVQVNVNYVASVARQIQRGAKSNETLMHAAKSFALQENTIDNSLENLKKMNMIATHLSFQQESIQKSAHLLEEVKEEVRAMQSF; translated from the exons ATGGCTTCAGCCTCCAGTACTAGTGCCAGAAGCTTATTTGTTGAATCAAAACTAAGATTGTCAGATCGTGTTCAAGTCAATGTTAATTACGTCGCATCTGTGGCCCGGCAAATTCAGAGAGGGGCTAAATCGAATGAG ACGTTAATGCATGCGGCAAAAAGTTTTGCGCTGCAGGAAAATACCATTGACAATTCTTTGGAG AACTTGAAGAAAATGAATATGATCGCGACTCATCTAAGTTTTCAACAAGAGTCTATTCAGAAGAGCGCCCATTTACTCGAAGAGGTTAAGGAGGAAGTGCGGGCTATGCAGAG CTTCTAA
- the LOC124154328 gene encoding BLOC-1-related complex subunit 7 isoform X1 produces the protein MASASSTSARSLFVESKLRLSDRVQVNVNYVASVARQIQRGAKSNETLMHAAKSFALQENTIDNSLENLKKMNMIATHLSFQQESIQKSAHLLEEVKEEVRAMQRCRILC, from the exons ATGGCTTCAGCCTCCAGTACTAGTGCCAGAAGCTTATTTGTTGAATCAAAACTAAGATTGTCAGATCGTGTTCAAGTCAATGTTAATTACGTCGCATCTGTGGCCCGGCAAATTCAGAGAGGGGCTAAATCGAATGAG ACGTTAATGCATGCGGCAAAAAGTTTTGCGCTGCAGGAAAATACCATTGACAATTCTTTGGAG AACTTGAAGAAAATGAATATGATCGCGACTCATCTAAGTTTTCAACAAGAGTCTATTCAGAAGAGCGCCCATTTACTCGAAGAGGTTAAGGAGGAAGTGCGGGCTATGCAGAG ATGCagaattttatgttga
- the LOC124154332 gene encoding 28S ribosomal protein S21, mitochondrial has protein sequence MVLHHASFIARTVFVRNNNIDEACRVMNRILGKEGILDQFRRTRYYEKPFQYRRRINYEKCKSIYNEDMDRKIKFVMRKNRTDPYPWYA, from the exons atggtTCTTCACCATGCGAGCTTCATCGCCCGAACAGTTTTTGTGAGGAATAATAACATCGATGAAGCATGTCGAGTTATGAATAG aATATTAGGCAAAGAAGGAATTCTCGATCAGTTTCGCCGCACGAGGTATTACGAAAAACCATTTCAG TATCGACGTCGAATCAATTATGAGAAATGTAAATCCATTTACAATGAGGATATGGATcggaaaattaaatttgtaatgcGAAAGAACCGAACAGACCCATACCCCTGGTATGCTTAA
- the LOC124154328 gene encoding BLOC-1-related complex subunit 7 isoform X3, whose protein sequence is MASASSTSARSLFVESKLRLSDRVQVNVNYVASVARQIQRGAKSNETLMHAAKSFALQENTIDNSLENLKKMNMIATHLSFQQESIQKSAHLLEEVKEEVRAMQR, encoded by the exons ATGGCTTCAGCCTCCAGTACTAGTGCCAGAAGCTTATTTGTTGAATCAAAACTAAGATTGTCAGATCGTGTTCAAGTCAATGTTAATTACGTCGCATCTGTGGCCCGGCAAATTCAGAGAGGGGCTAAATCGAATGAG ACGTTAATGCATGCGGCAAAAAGTTTTGCGCTGCAGGAAAATACCATTGACAATTCTTTGGAG AACTTGAAGAAAATGAATATGATCGCGACTCATCTAAGTTTTCAACAAGAGTCTATTCAGAAGAGCGCCCATTTACTCGAAGAGGTTAAGGAGGAAGTGCGGGCTATGCAGAGGTAG